A window of Streptomyces sp. Je 1-332 genomic DNA:
CTGATCCTGATCACCCACGACCTCGGCGTGGTCGCCGACGTCGCGGACAAGATCGCGGTCATGTACGCGGGCCGGATCGTCGAGACGGCCCCGGTCCACGAGCTCTACAAGCGCCCCGCGCACCCGTACACGCGCGGTCTGCTCGAGTCGATTCCCCGGCTCGACCAGAAGGGCCAGGAGCTCTACGCGATCAAGGGCCTGCCGCCCAACCTGCTCCACGTCCCGTCCGGCTGCGCCTTCAACCCGCGCTGCCCCAAGGCGGAGGACATCTGCCGTACGGACGTTCCGGCGCTGGTGCCGGTGACCGAGCAGGACGGCACGGATCTGCCGGGCCGCGGCAGCGCGTGCCACTTCTGGAAGGAGACGATCCATGGCTGAGCCGACGAAGGCTTCGAAGCTCTCGAAGACGGAGGAGCCCGCCGACGCCACCCCGAACGTCTCCGAGGTGGAAACGGTCGACGCGGCCAGCGCCGAGGAGGCCGTCGCGGCCATCGAGGCGCCGGTGGAGCGCGGCGAGCCGATCCTCCAGGTCCGCAATCTGGTGAAGCACTTCCCTCTCACCCAGGGAATCCTCATCAAGAGGCAGGTCGGCGCGGTCAAGGCGGTCGACGGCATCTCCTTCGACCTCTACCAGGGCGAGACGCTCGGCATCGTGGGCGAGTCCGGCTGTGGCAAGTCCACGGTCGCCAAGCTCCTGATGACGCTGGAGCGGGCGACGGCCGGGGAGGTCTTCTACAAGGGCCAGGACATCACCAAGCTTTCGGGGCGCGCCCTGAAAGCGGTCCGCCGCAACATCCAGATGGTGTTCCAGGACCCCTACACGTCCCTGAACCCCCGTATGACGGTGGGCGACATCATCGGGGAGCCCTTCGAGATCCACCCCGAGGTGGCTCCCAAGGGCTCGCGCCGCCAGAAGGTCCAGGACCTCCTGGACGTGGTCGGCCTCAACCCCGAGTACATCAACCGCTACCCGCACCAGTTCTCGGGCGGTCAGCGCCAGCGCATCGGCATCGCCCGTGGTCTGGCCCTGAACCCCGAGATCATCATCTGTGACGAGCCGGTCTCGGCCCTGGACGTCTCCGTCCAGGCCCAGGTCATCAACCTGATGGCGAAGCTGCAGGACGAGTTCAACCTCTCGTACCTCTTCATCGCGCACGACCTGTCGATCGTCCGGCACATCTCGGACCGCGTGGGCGTGATGTACCTCGGCAAGATGGCGGAGATCGGCTCGGACGAGCAGATCTACGAGCACCCGACGCACCCGTACACGCAGGCGCTCCTTTCGGCTGTCCCGGTGCCGGACCCGGAGGCTCGCGAGGGCCGCGAGCGGATCATTCTGACCGGCGACGTCCCGTCCCCGGCGAACCCGCCCTCGGGCTGCCGCTTCCGCACTCGCTGCTGGAAGGCGGAGGCGAAGTGCGCGGAGGAGACCCCGCTGCTCGCGATCCCCCAGCGTTTCGTGGGCCAGGACACCCCGGCGGCGCATGAGTCGGCGTGCCACTTCGCGGAGGAAAAGGACGTCGTGCACGCGGCGTGAGTCCGCGGACGGCCTGTACGTGATGGGGGCGCCCGGAACCATTTGGTTCCGGGCGCCCCCATTTTCCGGCGTCAACGCGGGAGGAATGGTGTGTGGTGCGTGGACTTCGGTCCTGGAGGGAAGGGGATGCCGTCGCCGTGCTCGCGGCCTTCTCAGCCCCGGAGATGTCCCGGCAGTCCGATGTGCCGGTCGACTCCGGTGAGGGTGCTCTGCGTTGGATCGCGCTGCGGGAGGAAGAGGAGCGTGCCGGGACCGCGTACGCCTTCGCGGTGGTCGACGAGGACGACGTCGCGCTGGGAAATGTGGCGGTCGGTGCGGTGAACCATGTCCACGGGACGGGCTGGGTCTCGTACTGGACGGCACCGTCGGCACGGGGCCGCGGTGTGGCGACGTACGGGTGCGACGCGCTGGCGCGGTGGGCCTTCCGCGAACTGGGGCTGTTCCGGCTCGAACTGGGCCACCGGATCAACAACCCGGCGTCCTGCCGGGTGGCCCGGACCGCCGGCTTCGTGGCGGAAGGCGTGCAGCGCCAGAAACTCGCGTACGAGGGAGTGCGCCACGACGTGGAACTGCACGCGCGCCTGGCGTCGGACTGGCATACGAGGGTTTCCCGGTCCTACTAGCCCCGGAAAGCCTCCATAAAGATGCGTAACACAGCGCATTGGGGTGTATTTGGGCCTAAGTGTGACTCAGGCCTGAAAGGGAGGCTCTCCATGCGTGGAGCCACGCACGCCAAGTGGGCCGCATGTGCGGTGACCGTCGCCCTCGTGGCGACCGCCTGTGGTGGAGGCGGGGACAGCGGTGGTGGCGGCGACGGCTCCGGCATCGTGGGGTCCTCCTGGGGTGATCCGCAGAATCCGCTGGAGCCCGCGAACACCAACGAGGTGCAGGGCGGCAAGGTGCTCGACATGCTCTTCCGGGGTCTCATGCGGTACGACCCGAAGACCGGCGAGGCCAAGAACATGGTCGCCGAGAAGATCGACACCAAGGACTCGCAGAACTTCACCGTGAAGATCAAGAAAGGGTGGAAGTTCAGCAATGGCGAGGCCGTCACCGCGAAGTCCTTCGTCGATGCCTGGAATTACGGCGCCCACCTGAAGAACAACCAGAAGAACGCCTACTTCTTCGGCTATATCGAGGGGTACGAAGACGTCCACCCGGAGAAGGGGGACGCCAAGGCCGACACGCTCTCCGGGCTGAAGGTCGTCGACGACACCACCTTCACCGTCAAGCTCACGCAGAAGTTCTCCACCTGGCCCAAGACCCTCGGCTACCCGGCCTTCGCACCACTGCCCAAGGCGTTCTACGCCGACCACGACGCATGGCTGGCCAAGCCCGTCGGCAACGGCCCGTACACCGTGGACTCGTACGCCAAGGGGTCCAAGATGTCCCTGCGGAAATGGGAGGGGTACAAAGGGCCGGACAAGGCGCGGAACGGCGGTGTGGACCTCAAGGTCTACACCGACAACAACACCGCCTATACGGACCTGATGGCGGGCAACCTCGACCTCGTCGACGACGTTCCCGCCTCTCAGCTCAAGAACGCCAAGAGCGATCTGGGTGACCGCTACATCAACACCCCGGCGGGCATCATCCAGACCCTCGCCTTTCCGTTCTACGACAGCAAGTGGTCGAAGCCCGGGATGGAGAAGGTCCGGCAAGGGCTCTCCATGGCGATCAACCGCGACCAGATCACCGAGACCATCTTCCAGCAGACCCGGACCCCCGCCACCGACTGGACGTCCCCGGTGCTTGGCAAGGACGGCGGGTACAAGGCAGGGCTGTGCGGGGACGCCTGCAAGTACGACGCGGCCAAGGCGAAGAAGCTGGTCGAGGACGGCGGCGGCATCCCGGGCGGCACGCTGAAGATCACGTACAACGCGGACACCGGCTCGCACAAGGAATGGGTCGACGCGGTCTGCAACTCCATCAACAACTCCCTGGGCCAGGACAAGGCATGCGTCGCCAACCCGGTCGGCACGTTCGCCGACTTCCGAAGCCAGGCGTCGCAGCAGAAGCTTGACGGCGCCTGGCGCGCGGGATGGCAGATGGACTATCCGCTGATCCAGAACTTCCTGCAGCCGCTGTACTACACGGACGCCCCGTCCAACGACGGCAAGTGGTCCGACAAGAAGTTCGACGACCTCGTGGACAAGGCCAATGCCGAGACCGACACCGCGAAGGCCGTCTCCACCTTCCAGGACGCCGAAAAGGTGCTCGCCGAGCAGATGGCGGTCATTCCGCTCTGGTACCAGAACGGCAGCGCCGGCTACTCGGACAGGGTCTCCGACGTGGCCCTGAACCAGTTCAGCGTCCCGGTCTACAACGAGATCAAGGTCAGCTGAGGCCAGGGAGCCGGTCGTCCGACGCCCGTCATCGCGTCGGACGACCGCTTCCGTTACTTCCGGAGCCCTTCATGGGACGTTATGTGATCCGGCGTCTGCTGCAGATGATCCCCGTCTTCTTCGGCGCCACGCTGCTGATCTTCCTGATGGTGAACGTGATGGGCGACCCCATCGCGGGCCTCTGCGGCGACCGAAAGTGCGACCCCGCGACGGCCGCCCAGCTGAAGAAGGAATTCGGCCTCGATAAGCCCGTGTGGCAGCAGTACGTGACTTATATGGGCAATGTCTTCACCGGCGACTTCGGCACCGCTTTCAACGGGCAGAAGGTCACCGAGCTGATGTCGACCGCCTTCCCGCTCACGATCCGCCTGACGCTCGTCGCGATCGTCTTCGAGATCGTCATCGGAATCACGCTGGGCGTCGTCACGGGCCTGCGGCGCGGTCGTCCCATCGACACCGTCGTACTGATCCTGACGCTCGTCGTCATCGCCATTCCCACCTTCGTCACCGGCCTGCTCCTGCAGCTGTTCCTCGGTGTCGAGTGGGGGATCATGAAACCCTCCGTCTCCTCGGAGGCGCCCGTCAACGAACTCATCGTGCCGGGGCTCGTGCTCGCCTCCGTGTCCCTGGCGTACGTGACGCGTCTGACCCGGACCTCGATCGCCGAGAACCGCCGTGCCGACTACGTCCGCACCGCCATCGCCAAGGGGCTGCCCAGACGCCGTGTCATCATCCGGCACCTGCTGCGCAACTCACTCATCCCGGTGGTCACCTTCATCGGCACGGACATCGGCGCGCTGATGGGCGGCGCGATCGTCACCGAGCGGATCTTCAACATCCACGGCGTCGGCTTCCAGCTCTACCAGGGGATCCTTCGCCAGAGCACGCAGACCGTCGTCGGCTTCGTGACCGTCCTCGTCCTGGTCTTCCTGGTGGCCAACCTGATCGTCGACCTCCTGTACGCCGTACTCGACCCGAGGATCCGTTATGCCTGAACCCCGAGAGCCAGACGGAGCCATCGCCCCGACCGGTGCGGGCGGCGCGATGGACCTCGCGGCGACCGAGGGGACGACGCTGGAGAAGACGCCGGGCGGACCCGGCGGCACCGGCCCATCTGCCCCCGCCCGCAGTCTGTGGTCCGACGCCTGGCGCGAGCTGCGGCGGAACCCGGTCTTCATCATCTCGGGCCTCGTCATCCTCTTCCTTGTGGTCATCGCGATCTGGCCGTCCTTGATCGCTTCCGGCAATCCGCTCTCCTGCGACCTGGCGAAGAGGGAACAGGGATCCCAGCCCGGCCACCCCTTCGGCTTCGACGGCCAGGGCTGCGACGTCTACACACGGACCGTGTACGGGGCCCGCGCCTCGGTCACCGTCGGCGTCTGCGCCACGCTCGGTGTCGCGATCCTGGGCAGCGTGCTCGGCGGACTCGCGGGGTTCTTCGGGGGGTTCTGGGACGCGATCCTCTCCCGGATCACCGACGTCTTCTTCGCCATCCCCGTCGTACTCGGCGGCCTGGTGCTCCTGTCGGTCGTCACCAGCAACACCGTCTGGCCGGTGATCGGCTTCATGGTCCTGCTCGGCTGGCCGCAGCTCTCGCGCATCGCCCGCGGCTCCGTCATCACCGCCAAACAGAACGACTACGTCCAGGCGGCGCGGGCCCTGGGTGCCTCCAACTCGCGGATGCTCCTGCGGCACATCGCGCCGAACGCGATCGCGCCGGTCATCGTCGTGGCCACCATCGCGCTGGGCACGTACATCGCCCTGGAGGCGACCCTCTCGTACCTCGGCGTCGGTCTGAAGCCGCCGACCGTGAGCTGGGGCATCGACATCTCGGCCGCCTCCCAGTACATCCGCAACGCCCCGCACATGCTGCTCTGGCCCGCCGGAGCGCTCGCGATCACCGTGCTCGCGTTCATCATGCTCGGCGACGCGGTGCGCGACGCCCTCGACCCGAAGCTGAGGTAGGCGCATGGCAACCGTGGCATCCCAGGCACCAGGGGCGTCCACCTCGGGGGCGGCCAAGCTGCTCGAAGTGCGCGACCTGCACGTGGAGTTCAGGACGAGGGACGGCGTGGCCAAGGCCGTCAACGGCGTCGACTACACCGTCAGCGAGGGCGAGACCCTCGCCGTGCTCGGCGAGTCCGGGTCCGGCAAGTCCGTGACCGCGCAGGCCATCATGGGCATCCTCGACATGCCGCCCGGGAAGATCACCGGCGGCGAGATCCTCTTCAAGGGCCAGGACCTCCTGAAGCTCAAGGAGGAGGAACGGCGCAAGACGCGCGGCGCCGGCATGGCGATGATCTTCCAGGACGCGCTCTCCTCGCTGAACCCCGTGGTCAGTGTCGGCCAGCAACTCGGCGAGATGTACGTCGTCCACCAGGGCATGTCCCGCAAGGACGCCAGGGCCAAGGCGGTCGAACTGATGGACCGGGTGCGCATCCCGGCCGCGAAGGAACGCGTCACGCAGTACCCGCACCAGTTCAGCGGCGGCATGCGCCAGCGCATCATGATCGCCATGGCCATGGCGCTCGAACCCTCGCTGATCATCGCCGACGAACCGACCACGGCCCTCGACGTGACCGTCCAGGCCCAGGTGATGGAGCTCCTCGCCGAGCTCCAGCGCGAGCTGCACATGGGCCTGATCCTCATCACCCACGACCTCGGCGTCGTGGCCGACGTCGCCGACAACATCGCCGTCATGTACGCGGGGCGCATCGTCGAGAAGGCCCCCGTGCACGAGATCTACAAGGCACCCGCGCATCCGTACACGCGCGGCCTCCTGGAGTCGATCCCCCGGCTCGACCAGAAGGGCCAGGAGCTCTACGCGATCAAGGGCCTGCCGCCCAACCTCATGAACATCCCGCCGGGCTGCGCCTTCAACCCCCGCTGCCCGATGGCCCAGGACATCTGCAGGACCGACGAGCCGCCCCTCTACGACGTGACGTACGAGGGCCTGGCCGCCGACCGCCGGAGCGCCTGCCACTTCTGGAAGGAGACGCTCCATGCCTCGTGGTGAGCACATCAGCAGGAAGCAGCTGGAGGACGAGGGCGAGACCGCGCGGCAGCTGCTGCACAAGGCGCAGGCGGAGCACGAGTACGCCGCGCACGGCTCGGCGTCGGGTCATGAGCCGATCCTCCAGGTGCGGGGCCTGGTCAAGCACTATCCGCTCACGCAGGGCGTCGTCATCAAGAAACAGATCGGCGCGGTCAAGGCCGTCGACGGCGTCGACTTCGACCTCGGGCGTGGCGAGACGCTGGGCATCGTGGGGGAGTCGGGCTGCGGCAAGTCGACGGTCGCCAAGATGCTGGTGAACCTGGAGCGGCCGACCGCGGGCGAGATCCGCTACAAGGGCGAGGACATCAGCAAGCTGTCCGGGCGCGCGCTGAAGGCCGTGCGCCGCAACATCCAGATGGTCTTCCAGGATCCCTACACCTCGCTGAACCCCCGTATGACGGTCGGCGACATCATCGGGGAGCCGTACGAGATCCACCCGGAGGTCGCGCCGAAGGGCTCGCGGCGGCAGAAGGTGCGGGAGCTGCTCGACGTGGTCGGGCTCAACCCCGAGTACATCAACCGCTATCCGCACCAGTTCTCCGGCGGCCAGCGCCAACGGATCGGGATCGCGCGGGGGTTGGCGCTGCGGCCCGAGATCATCGTGGCGGACGAGCCGGTGTCGGCGCTGGACGTCTCGGTGCAGGCGCAGGTGGTGAACCTTCTGGACCAGCTCCAGAGCGACTTCGACCTGAGTTACGTGTTCATCGCCCACGACCTGTCGATCGTGCGGCACATCTCCGACCGGGTCGGCGTGATGTACCTGGGGCGGATCGTCGAGATCGGCTCCGAGGACGAGATCTACGAGCATCCGACGCATCCCTATACGCAGGCGCTGCTTTCGGCTGTGCCGGTGCCTGATCCCGAGGCGCGGGAGCGTCGGGAGCGGATCATTCTCTCCGGGGATGTGCCTTCGCCCGCCAATCCGCCCTCGGGGTGCCGGTTTCGCACGCGGTGCTGGAAGGCGCGGGAGCGGTGTGCTCTGGAGGTGCCGGCGCTGGCCGTTCCGGCGGAGTTCCGCCACACCGAGGGCCCGGCGGCCCATGACTCGGCGTGCCACTTCGCTGAGGAGAAGCAAGTGGTGCCGTAGGGGCGGTCCCTGCGGGGCCTTCCCCAACCCCGCCCCTTCCCGAAACCAGGGGGCTCCGCCCCCTGGACCCCCGAGATCGCCCTTCGGGCTCTGTCCTCAATCGCCGGACGGGCTGAAAGTTCAGCCCGTCCGGCGATTGAGGACAAGGCCCTCGCGCCGAGCGAGTTTTCGGGAAGGGGTGGGGTTGGGGACGAAACCTGTTGGTGCTTTACACGCGGGCAATCGCACCGTCGCGCCGACGATATACGCCCCCGGCAGGCTGAGCCTCGTACGGCCGTGCGGGTGCCGTAGACCGGCCGGGGGTTGCCATGTCACCTCGGCCGGTCGCCCGCGCTCAGGACAGTCCGAGCGAACGCTTCAAGAAGTCCACCTGGAGCAGCAGCAAGTTCTCCGCCACCTGTTCCTGCGGAGTCATGTGCGTCACCCCCGACAGGGGCAGGACCTCATGGGGCCGCCCCGCGGCCAGCAGTGCCGAGGAGAGGCGCAGGGCGTGCGCCACCACCACGTTGTCGTCCGCGAGGCCGTGCACGATCATCAGCGGCCGGGACGGGTTCTCCGGGGCCGAAAGACCCTCCTCCGTGACGAGGGAGTTCAGGGCGTACGGGGCCGGGTCCTCGCCGGGGTTGCCCAGATACCGCTCCGTGTAGTGCGTGTCGTACAGCTGCCAGTCCGTCACCGGCGCCCCCGCGACGCCCGCGTGGAAGACGTCGGGGCGGCGCAGGACCGCGAGCCCCGCGAGGTAGCCGCCGTAGGACCAGCCCCGGATGGCGACCCGGGAGAGGTTGAGGGGGAACGACTCCGCGAGGCCCTGGAGCGCGTCGACCTGGTCGTCCAGGGTGAGGG
This region includes:
- a CDS encoding dipeptide ABC transporter ATP-binding protein; protein product: MAEPTKASKLSKTEEPADATPNVSEVETVDAASAEEAVAAIEAPVERGEPILQVRNLVKHFPLTQGILIKRQVGAVKAVDGISFDLYQGETLGIVGESGCGKSTVAKLLMTLERATAGEVFYKGQDITKLSGRALKAVRRNIQMVFQDPYTSLNPRMTVGDIIGEPFEIHPEVAPKGSRRQKVQDLLDVVGLNPEYINRYPHQFSGGQRQRIGIARGLALNPEIIICDEPVSALDVSVQAQVINLMAKLQDEFNLSYLFIAHDLSIVRHISDRVGVMYLGKMAEIGSDEQIYEHPTHPYTQALLSAVPVPDPEAREGRERIILTGDVPSPANPPSGCRFRTRCWKAEAKCAEETPLLAIPQRFVGQDTPAAHESACHFAEEKDVVHAA
- a CDS encoding GNAT family N-acetyltransferase, whose product is MVRGLRSWREGDAVAVLAAFSAPEMSRQSDVPVDSGEGALRWIALREEEERAGTAYAFAVVDEDDVALGNVAVGAVNHVHGTGWVSYWTAPSARGRGVATYGCDALARWAFRELGLFRLELGHRINNPASCRVARTAGFVAEGVQRQKLAYEGVRHDVELHARLASDWHTRVSRSY
- a CDS encoding ABC transporter substrate-binding protein, which produces MRGATHAKWAACAVTVALVATACGGGGDSGGGGDGSGIVGSSWGDPQNPLEPANTNEVQGGKVLDMLFRGLMRYDPKTGEAKNMVAEKIDTKDSQNFTVKIKKGWKFSNGEAVTAKSFVDAWNYGAHLKNNQKNAYFFGYIEGYEDVHPEKGDAKADTLSGLKVVDDTTFTVKLTQKFSTWPKTLGYPAFAPLPKAFYADHDAWLAKPVGNGPYTVDSYAKGSKMSLRKWEGYKGPDKARNGGVDLKVYTDNNTAYTDLMAGNLDLVDDVPASQLKNAKSDLGDRYINTPAGIIQTLAFPFYDSKWSKPGMEKVRQGLSMAINRDQITETIFQQTRTPATDWTSPVLGKDGGYKAGLCGDACKYDAAKAKKLVEDGGGIPGGTLKITYNADTGSHKEWVDAVCNSINNSLGQDKACVANPVGTFADFRSQASQQKLDGAWRAGWQMDYPLIQNFLQPLYYTDAPSNDGKWSDKKFDDLVDKANAETDTAKAVSTFQDAEKVLAEQMAVIPLWYQNGSAGYSDRVSDVALNQFSVPVYNEIKVS
- a CDS encoding ABC transporter permease, giving the protein MGRYVIRRLLQMIPVFFGATLLIFLMVNVMGDPIAGLCGDRKCDPATAAQLKKEFGLDKPVWQQYVTYMGNVFTGDFGTAFNGQKVTELMSTAFPLTIRLTLVAIVFEIVIGITLGVVTGLRRGRPIDTVVLILTLVVIAIPTFVTGLLLQLFLGVEWGIMKPSVSSEAPVNELIVPGLVLASVSLAYVTRLTRTSIAENRRADYVRTAIAKGLPRRRVIIRHLLRNSLIPVVTFIGTDIGALMGGAIVTERIFNIHGVGFQLYQGILRQSTQTVVGFVTVLVLVFLVANLIVDLLYAVLDPRIRYA
- a CDS encoding ABC transporter permease, which produces MPEPREPDGAIAPTGAGGAMDLAATEGTTLEKTPGGPGGTGPSAPARSLWSDAWRELRRNPVFIISGLVILFLVVIAIWPSLIASGNPLSCDLAKREQGSQPGHPFGFDGQGCDVYTRTVYGARASVTVGVCATLGVAILGSVLGGLAGFFGGFWDAILSRITDVFFAIPVVLGGLVLLSVVTSNTVWPVIGFMVLLGWPQLSRIARGSVITAKQNDYVQAARALGASNSRMLLRHIAPNAIAPVIVVATIALGTYIALEATLSYLGVGLKPPTVSWGIDISAASQYIRNAPHMLLWPAGALAITVLAFIMLGDAVRDALDPKLR
- a CDS encoding ABC transporter ATP-binding protein, encoding MATVASQAPGASTSGAAKLLEVRDLHVEFRTRDGVAKAVNGVDYTVSEGETLAVLGESGSGKSVTAQAIMGILDMPPGKITGGEILFKGQDLLKLKEEERRKTRGAGMAMIFQDALSSLNPVVSVGQQLGEMYVVHQGMSRKDARAKAVELMDRVRIPAAKERVTQYPHQFSGGMRQRIMIAMAMALEPSLIIADEPTTALDVTVQAQVMELLAELQRELHMGLILITHDLGVVADVADNIAVMYAGRIVEKAPVHEIYKAPAHPYTRGLLESIPRLDQKGQELYAIKGLPPNLMNIPPGCAFNPRCPMAQDICRTDEPPLYDVTYEGLAADRRSACHFWKETLHASW
- a CDS encoding dipeptide ABC transporter ATP-binding protein, translating into MPRGEHISRKQLEDEGETARQLLHKAQAEHEYAAHGSASGHEPILQVRGLVKHYPLTQGVVIKKQIGAVKAVDGVDFDLGRGETLGIVGESGCGKSTVAKMLVNLERPTAGEIRYKGEDISKLSGRALKAVRRNIQMVFQDPYTSLNPRMTVGDIIGEPYEIHPEVAPKGSRRQKVRELLDVVGLNPEYINRYPHQFSGGQRQRIGIARGLALRPEIIVADEPVSALDVSVQAQVVNLLDQLQSDFDLSYVFIAHDLSIVRHISDRVGVMYLGRIVEIGSEDEIYEHPTHPYTQALLSAVPVPDPEARERRERIILSGDVPSPANPPSGCRFRTRCWKARERCALEVPALAVPAEFRHTEGPAAHDSACHFAEEKQVVP